A genomic segment from uncultured Desulfuromonas sp. encodes:
- a CDS encoding aminoacyl-tRNA deacylase, which produces MAKSKYPTTQAIRELKKHKVSYTPQLYTYEEKGGTRVSARELGVDEHAVIKTLVMEDEHLSPLIILMHGDCEVSTKEMARALHVKRITPCHPDIAHKHTGYLVGGTSPFGTLKPLPVYVEETILELPRVYINGGKRGFLVSLAPQVLVDVLQATAVHVAI; this is translated from the coding sequence ATGGCAAAATCAAAATATCCAACAACACAGGCCATTCGAGAGCTGAAAAAGCATAAGGTCTCTTACACGCCGCAACTTTACACCTATGAAGAAAAAGGTGGCACACGTGTCTCCGCCAGGGAATTGGGCGTTGATGAACACGCGGTGATCAAAACGTTGGTCATGGAAGATGAACATTTGTCGCCGCTGATCATCCTGATGCACGGCGATTGTGAAGTTTCCACCAAAGAGATGGCGCGTGCACTTCATGTCAAACGGATTACGCCCTGCCATCCGGATATTGCCCATAAACATACTGGCTATCTTGTCGGGGGCACCTCCCCCTTCGGCACACTCAAGCCGTTACCCGTCTATGTAGAAGAAACCATTCTAGAGCTGCCACGAGTGTATATCAATGGCGGTAAACGTGGTTTTCTGGTCAGCCTGGCACCGCAAGTGCTGGTGGATGTTCTGCAGGCAACTGCCGTTCACGTCGCGATCTGA
- a CDS encoding TonB-dependent receptor, producing MASPVLYRRWGAVCLLAAVLFVSPFQTVFAENTIELDTILVTASAENDNDPEQVDREELRHEHVVDLAELLSQQSASTTLIRKSGYGNEIALRGFGKANLRVLYDNAMLEGACGSRKDPALSHVPLLAVRQVNVQPGPFDVTRQGGLGGAIRVETVDPSAEEQAEVWLKAGSFDYGSGAVQVTGGNETIQALLGFAATQMDPYEDGDGRKLTDFAPAGRPYSQKGEDQEAFTKQDVWGKVRLNVNDHHRLTLSHTYGKAEDVLTPRVAVDIEKERTTLTQLHYEAFELCPYSDHLQVRLYHHDVQHEPFDGYRDLVGSGLPSFHRRFEARSTFRGASVSNTMERNWGDLTLGLAHDHQDWNADAYNDDNNTLINDQFIPDIDHDIWAGYAQIKVLTGPITWRSGLRYDDSTMEANDTLKFSRTMTNSNRQHDRTASGYLYASWYPSDFSRIFAGVGRSVRLPTGAERYLQGSSTFYGNPDLDPTVNHELDLGGTLEGPWGQWTLKGFYSDLQDYIYQQAAPDKTWINIDAHIYGFESRWTKELLSGLTIDAAYAWQRGRKDDQPQNNDDADLSEIPPWKTRLGFEYEKNRYSMRAEWLHSGKASQVDEEAGEVHLADWDVVNLTASCQYSEHWSFHLGVENLFDESYAVANSYEYDVVSGSGITPPIVYEPGRLIYLSVISRW from the coding sequence ATGGCTTCACCTGTGTTGTACAGAAGATGGGGGGCAGTTTGTCTGCTTGCCGCCGTCCTTTTTGTTTCCCCATTTCAAACCGTTTTTGCCGAAAACACCATTGAACTTGACACCATTCTTGTGACGGCTTCAGCGGAAAATGATAACGACCCGGAACAGGTTGACCGGGAAGAGCTCCGCCATGAGCATGTGGTTGATCTGGCGGAACTGCTCAGTCAACAGTCTGCCAGCACCACCCTTATTCGAAAAAGCGGCTACGGTAACGAGATCGCCTTGCGCGGATTCGGCAAAGCCAACCTGCGCGTGTTATACGATAACGCCATGCTTGAAGGGGCCTGCGGTAGCCGCAAAGACCCGGCGTTATCCCATGTCCCTCTGCTTGCAGTACGCCAAGTCAATGTCCAACCCGGTCCGTTTGATGTCACCCGGCAAGGTGGTCTGGGCGGAGCAATCCGTGTTGAAACCGTCGATCCAAGTGCCGAAGAGCAAGCTGAAGTCTGGCTTAAAGCAGGGAGTTTTGACTATGGCAGTGGTGCCGTTCAAGTGACCGGTGGCAACGAAACCATTCAGGCGCTGCTCGGTTTTGCAGCCACCCAAATGGACCCGTATGAAGATGGTGACGGTCGTAAACTGACCGATTTTGCCCCGGCCGGAAGACCTTATTCTCAAAAGGGTGAAGACCAGGAAGCCTTCACCAAGCAGGACGTGTGGGGCAAGGTGCGACTGAACGTCAACGATCATCACAGACTGACGTTGTCACACACCTATGGCAAAGCTGAAGATGTGCTGACGCCACGGGTCGCGGTAGATATTGAAAAAGAACGCACCACCCTGACGCAACTTCATTATGAGGCTTTTGAACTGTGCCCTTACAGCGACCATCTGCAGGTCCGACTCTATCATCACGATGTGCAGCATGAACCTTTTGACGGCTATCGCGATCTGGTCGGCAGCGGGCTACCGTCCTTTCATCGCCGCTTTGAGGCACGTTCAACATTTCGCGGGGCATCGGTCAGCAATACCATGGAACGGAATTGGGGAGACCTCACCCTCGGTTTGGCCCATGATCATCAGGATTGGAATGCCGATGCCTACAATGACGACAACAACACGCTAATCAATGATCAATTTATTCCCGACATCGACCACGATATCTGGGCGGGTTACGCCCAGATCAAGGTTCTCACCGGTCCAATCACCTGGCGCAGTGGCTTGCGCTATGATGATTCCACCATGGAAGCGAACGATACATTGAAATTCAGCCGTACCATGACGAACAGTAACCGTCAGCATGACCGGACGGCAAGCGGTTATCTGTATGCCAGCTGGTATCCCTCGGACTTCAGCCGTATTTTTGCCGGCGTTGGTCGTAGCGTGCGACTGCCGACCGGTGCAGAGCGCTACCTGCAGGGATCATCGACTTTTTACGGCAATCCTGATCTCGATCCAACCGTCAACCATGAGCTTGACCTGGGCGGCACATTGGAAGGTCCATGGGGTCAGTGGACCCTCAAAGGATTTTACTCGGACCTGCAAGATTATATCTACCAACAAGCAGCTCCAGACAAAACCTGGATCAATATTGATGCCCATATCTACGGGTTTGAAAGCCGATGGACGAAAGAGCTCCTTTCCGGCCTGACGATCGATGCGGCTTATGCCTGGCAACGCGGGCGTAAAGATGATCAGCCACAGAACAATGACGATGCAGATCTCAGCGAAATCCCCCCCTGGAAGACCCGCCTCGGGTTTGAATATGAAAAAAATCGGTATTCCATGCGTGCCGAATGGTTGCATTCCGGTAAAGCCAGCCAAGTTGATGAGGAGGCTGGTGAAGTTCATCTGGCAGACTGGGATGTCGTGAATCTCACGGCCAGCTGTCAGTACTCTGAGCATTGGTCTTTTCATCTCGGTGTCGAAAATCTGTTTGATGAAAGCTATGCCGTCGCCAATTCCTATGAATATGATGTTGTCAGTGGTTCGGGGATCACTCCGCCCATTGTTTATGAACCAGGACGCCTGATATACCTTAGCGTCATCAGTCGCTGGTAA